A window from Candidatus Hydrogenedens sp. encodes these proteins:
- a CDS encoding leucyl aminopeptidase, which produces MKISVIHPQSTMDWNWNSALLIPVYENNLPVECSLLSEEQELTVQAMIDRDLFHGKENEVLFVSFINAPFAGTILVGLGPQDKITSEKIRRISAKVIECSKANKIKELVCDWSNILSEHINPFIEGIMLCQYNFEQYKSSDFTQKEKPTEITHITFIVSKDNDISERSNQCYKTVIICDAVTMARSLICSPANKLTPQFFADFAQDICQKTQIKTYILNKNSLEEQGLNSILAVGKGSKNDPLLLVLEYNLNSTSKKPIALIGKGVTFDTGGICLKPRDDMHEMRYDMAGAGVVLGTINALAEIKSDVPVVGIIPLVENMPGGSALLPGDIIKTYSGKTVEVLNTDAEGRLILADAISYAQKNYSPQQIIDVATLTGGCIIALGHYSAGLLCNNDELSEELIKAGEKTGERLWKLPLWEDYDKLIQSDFADIANIGPKSEASTIVGGVFLKQFVEGDTPWAHIDIAGTAWGVKHIPYWDSKYPTGYGIRLLTHWLLNK; this is translated from the coding sequence ATGAAAATCTCTGTTATTCATCCTCAATCCACTATGGACTGGAACTGGAATTCTGCTTTACTCATCCCTGTTTATGAGAACAATCTTCCTGTTGAATGTTCGTTACTCTCAGAGGAACAGGAATTAACCGTTCAAGCGATGATAGACCGTGATTTATTCCATGGCAAAGAGAACGAAGTTTTATTCGTCTCCTTTATCAATGCACCTTTTGCAGGAACCATTCTCGTTGGATTGGGTCCTCAGGATAAAATAACTTCTGAAAAAATTCGCAGAATATCGGCTAAAGTAATTGAATGTAGCAAAGCAAATAAAATCAAAGAGTTGGTTTGTGATTGGTCAAATATCCTCTCTGAGCATATTAATCCATTTATAGAAGGGATTATGCTGTGCCAATATAATTTTGAGCAATATAAAAGTTCAGACTTTACACAAAAAGAAAAACCTACCGAAATTACTCATATTACATTTATTGTATCAAAAGACAATGATATATCTGAGCGGAGTAATCAATGCTATAAAACGGTTATAATTTGCGATGCTGTTACAATGGCTCGGTCATTAATTTGTTCGCCTGCTAATAAATTAACTCCTCAATTCTTTGCCGATTTTGCACAGGATATTTGTCAGAAAACACAAATTAAAACTTATATACTTAATAAAAATTCATTAGAGGAACAAGGGCTGAACAGCATTCTTGCCGTAGGGAAAGGCTCCAAAAATGACCCTCTGCTTCTCGTCCTTGAATACAATCTTAATTCTACTTCGAAAAAACCTATTGCCCTTATAGGGAAAGGGGTAACTTTTGATACAGGGGGTATTTGCTTAAAACCGCGTGATGATATGCATGAAATGCGATACGATATGGCAGGTGCTGGTGTTGTATTAGGGACAATCAACGCTCTTGCTGAAATTAAATCCGATGTTCCTGTTGTTGGGATTATCCCCTTGGTAGAAAACATGCCCGGCGGTTCAGCATTACTTCCAGGCGATATTATAAAAACATATAGCGGGAAAACAGTTGAGGTGCTGAATACCGATGCAGAAGGACGCCTAATTTTAGCCGATGCCATATCGTATGCCCAAAAGAACTATTCTCCGCAGCAAATTATAGATGTTGCTACGCTTACCGGCGGTTGCATTATTGCATTGGGACATTATTCCGCAGGGCTTCTCTGCAATAACGACGAATTATCAGAAGAACTTATAAAAGCAGGCGAAAAAACGGGAGAACGCCTCTGGAAACTTCCTCTGTGGGAGGATTATGATAAACTCATACAGTCTGATTTTGCAGACATTGCTAATATTGGTCCAAAATCAGAAGCATCAACCATTGTAGGTGGTGTGTTCTTGAAACAAT
- the miaB gene encoding tRNA (N6-isopentenyl adenosine(37)-C2)-methylthiotransferase MiaB translates to MEHVYIKTFGCQMNEHDSARIVAIVDQLGFATTDTPEKAHLILINTCSVRKNPENKVYSLLGTLRPIKKKRPETIIAVCGCVAQQEGDNILEREPTVDLVIGPDHYFELPELIERVRRGERICVTHRTYPKPPVFDFIPNEWLEKGHREGIKAYIAISKGCNNACSFCIVPRTRGREVYRTPENILQEVQSTVAEGIREIWLLGQNVNAYKFRPDYSFVQLLRDVSNIDNLWRIRFTSPHPYDWSKELSDLIAERRNIARHIHLPLQSGSNRILKLMRRKHTIEQYIEHIEYLHEKVPDIEISTDLIVGFSTETEEDFQETLKVVEQVKFSQIYPFKYSPRPNTHAEKLGDTVPRKVKEERLAQLIELQEKINQSAMEQLIHTEQEVLIEEKHPRNRNFWNGRTNSYRSITVSGDNLNIGDLISARVIGFRGHWLEAEYLKTLKNSPLTNPINRRDVL, encoded by the coding sequence ATGGAACATGTATATATAAAAACATTTGGCTGTCAAATGAACGAACATGATAGTGCTCGTATTGTGGCTATAGTTGACCAATTGGGATTCGCTACTACAGACACACCGGAGAAGGCACATCTAATTTTAATTAATACCTGTTCAGTCCGTAAAAATCCTGAAAATAAGGTTTATAGTTTGTTAGGCACGCTTCGCCCAATAAAGAAAAAGAGACCTGAAACGATTATCGCTGTATGTGGTTGTGTTGCTCAGCAGGAAGGAGATAACATTTTGGAGCGAGAGCCAACTGTGGATTTGGTTATAGGCCCTGACCATTATTTTGAGTTGCCTGAATTGATTGAGCGTGTTCGCAGAGGAGAACGAATTTGTGTTACTCATCGGACATATCCCAAACCCCCTGTATTTGATTTCATTCCAAACGAATGGCTTGAAAAAGGACATCGCGAAGGAATAAAAGCGTATATCGCCATTAGCAAAGGTTGCAATAACGCATGTAGCTTTTGCATTGTTCCACGGACACGAGGACGCGAAGTATATCGCACCCCAGAAAATATTTTGCAAGAAGTGCAATCCACAGTTGCCGAAGGAATTCGTGAAATATGGTTATTGGGGCAGAATGTAAATGCTTATAAATTTCGTCCCGACTATTCGTTTGTTCAACTATTAAGAGATGTGTCTAATATAGACAACCTATGGCGTATCCGTTTTACATCACCACATCCATACGACTGGAGTAAGGAGTTGTCTGATTTAATTGCGGAACGAAGAAATATAGCACGCCATATTCATTTACCATTGCAATCAGGCTCAAACCGAATCTTAAAACTTATGCGACGGAAACATACAATTGAGCAATATATAGAACATATTGAGTATCTACACGAGAAAGTTCCCGATATCGAAATCAGCACAGATTTGATTGTTGGATTTTCGACAGAAACCGAAGAAGACTTTCAAGAGACACTGAAGGTAGTGGAACAGGTTAAATTCAGTCAAATTTATCCGTTCAAATATTCGCCACGACCCAATACTCATGCGGAAAAATTAGGGGATACAGTCCCACGAAAAGTTAAAGAGGAACGATTAGCCCAATTAATCGAGTTACAGGAAAAAATCAATCAATCTGCTATGGAACAATTAATCCATACCGAGCAAGAAGTCCTTATTGAAGAAAAACATCCGAGGAATAGAAATTTCTGGAACGGCAGAACGAATTCTTACCGTTCTATTACTGTATCAGGAGATAACCTGAATATTGGAGACCTGATTTCTGCACGCGTCATAGGTTTCCGTGGCCATTGGTTGGAAGCAGAATATTTAAAAACCTTAAAAAATTCACCTTTAACAAATCCTATAAATAGGAGGGATGTTTTATGA
- a CDS encoding NAD-dependent epimerase/dehydratase family protein: MRVLITGGAGFIGSHLCEFLIQRGDNVIVLDNLSTGKFENIEHIRGVECIIDSTLNQDIVHDLVKDVDMVFHLAATVGVNLVINNPIQTIVNNIRGTETVLEETCRYRRPLLITSTSEVYGKSMKEVFEEEDDQIIGPPHRHRWCYAASKAIDEFLALAYWKEKRHPVYIVRLFNIVGPRQTGQYGMVLPNFITQALKGEPLRVFGDGQQTRSFAYVGDIVPALVQIIERPDLCGRVFNLGNNKSVRIIDLAHKVIELTKSPSTIQLIPYAEAYPEGYEDMRHRVPCLKKIQQAIGYTPQTSLENIILKVAEHIQKKLKSG, from the coding sequence ATGCGAGTATTAATAACAGGTGGAGCAGGTTTTATTGGTTCCCATCTATGCGAATTCCTCATTCAACGAGGCGATAATGTTATTGTGCTGGACAATTTAAGCACGGGCAAATTTGAAAATATAGAGCATATCCGTGGAGTGGAATGTATCATTGATTCCACATTAAATCAGGATATAGTCCATGACTTGGTGAAAGATGTGGACATGGTGTTTCATTTAGCGGCAACGGTAGGTGTGAACCTGGTAATCAACAATCCTATCCAGACTATTGTAAATAACATTCGTGGAACAGAAACCGTTCTCGAAGAAACCTGTCGCTATCGTCGCCCATTACTCATAACATCAACAAGTGAAGTATATGGCAAAAGTATGAAAGAAGTTTTCGAAGAAGAGGATGACCAGATTATAGGTCCTCCTCATCGTCATCGTTGGTGCTATGCCGCATCAAAAGCAATTGATGAATTTCTTGCTCTTGCTTACTGGAAAGAAAAGAGACACCCCGTTTATATCGTTCGACTATTTAATATTGTAGGACCTCGCCAAACAGGGCAATACGGAATGGTATTACCAAACTTCATTACCCAAGCATTAAAAGGGGAACCTCTTCGTGTTTTCGGAGATGGACAACAGACCCGTTCCTTTGCCTATGTTGGAGACATTGTCCCGGCTTTAGTTCAGATTATAGAGCGACCCGATTTATGTGGTAGGGTATTCAATTTGGGGAATAACAAAAGTGTTCGAATCATTGACCTTGCACATAAGGTAATTGAACTTACAAAAAGTCCCTCCACTATCCAACTTATTCCCTATGCTGAAGCATATCCCGAAGGCTATGAAGATATGAGACACCGTGTCCCTTGTTTGAAAAAGATACAACAGGCTATCGGCTACACTCCTCAAACATCCCTTGAAAATATAATCCTAAAAGTAGCCGAACACATCCAGAAAAAATTAAAGTCAGGATAA
- a CDS encoding cold shock domain-containing protein, which translates to MDQVVSTSSGIRYVGKVKWFNDRKGYGFIINELGEDIFVHHTEIRMRGFRTLREGEKITFELVQGPKGLLAKNVSRVRM; encoded by the coding sequence GTGGACCAGGTAGTATCTACATCATCCGGCATTCGGTATGTCGGGAAAGTTAAATGGTTTAATGACCGCAAGGGCTATGGTTTTATTATTAATGAATTGGGCGAGGACATATTTGTCCATCATACAGAAATCCGCATGAGAGGTTTTCGCACCCTTCGTGAAGGCGAAAAGATAACCTTTGAACTGGTGCAAGGACCGAAAGGTTTACTTGCAAAAAATGTAAGTAGAGTGCGAATGTAA
- a CDS encoding DUF1080 domain-containing protein — protein MGSFILMMSLTMFTQVSDWVSLIENNTLDGWKPLGGEWTIQDGIIKGKLTKTPAEKDKQVNIWLLYTKKEFADFEFECEFRTLNPINGGIQFRTQWLPLLPVPENVPLEQVKYDCYGYQANIETRERFGTGRIIEENGRGLLAEPARDAVMTLKQRDWNRMKVVAVGPKIEVYLHDVLAATIEDDNYIKGYILLQVRADEVIPETAEIEYRNIRIKDLGRSGEWQCLFNGKDLSGWQNYGSEEWVVEDGVIVGKSGPKKSEGYLATEKLWKNFRVRGQFKMLGEGNYGLFYHSSIKMREDGYPLISGVQVEVEPGYPTKTGFLYESYKRGWLTEPHVKIPGAWALRKGDWNEIEVKTEGNRTISWLNGIKVVDFTDASPNLFEGFFALQLHTGGVAGIQWKELYVQGEPLP, from the coding sequence ATGGGTAGTTTCATTCTCATGATGAGTTTGACTATGTTTACACAGGTGTCAGACTGGGTCTCTCTTATTGAAAATAATACATTAGACGGATGGAAACCCTTAGGGGGAGAATGGACAATTCAGGACGGAATTATCAAAGGAAAGTTAACAAAAACACCAGCAGAAAAAGATAAACAAGTGAATATATGGCTTCTTTATACAAAAAAAGAATTTGCAGATTTTGAGTTTGAGTGTGAATTTCGAACTCTAAATCCCATCAATGGTGGAATTCAGTTTCGGACACAATGGTTGCCTTTATTACCAGTGCCTGAAAATGTTCCACTTGAACAAGTGAAGTATGATTGTTATGGCTATCAGGCGAATATTGAAACGCGTGAACGATTTGGAACGGGCAGAATTATTGAAGAGAATGGCAGGGGTTTATTAGCAGAACCTGCTCGCGATGCAGTAATGACACTGAAACAGCGAGATTGGAATCGTATGAAGGTGGTCGCCGTTGGACCTAAGATTGAGGTCTATCTTCACGATGTTTTAGCAGCGACTATTGAAGATGATAACTACATTAAAGGATATATACTTTTACAAGTTCGCGCTGATGAAGTAATTCCCGAAACAGCGGAAATAGAGTATAGAAATATCCGCATAAAAGATTTGGGTCGAAGTGGAGAATGGCAGTGTCTTTTTAATGGGAAGGACTTGTCTGGCTGGCAGAATTATGGCTCGGAAGAATGGGTTGTTGAAGATGGAGTTATTGTAGGTAAAAGTGGTCCTAAAAAGTCAGAAGGTTATTTAGCGACAGAAAAACTTTGGAAGAATTTCCGTGTTCGGGGTCAATTCAAAATGTTAGGGGAAGGCAACTATGGTCTATTTTATCATTCCAGTATCAAAATGCGTGAGGATGGTTATCCTCTTATCTCAGGTGTTCAGGTAGAGGTAGAGCCGGGCTATCCCACAAAAACAGGTTTCCTTTATGAAAGTTATAAACGTGGCTGGTTGACGGAACCGCATGTAAAAATTCCCGGTGCCTGGGCTCTTCGCAAAGGGGATTGGAACGAGATAGAAGTTAAAACGGAAGGCAATAGAACAATTTCGTGGTTGAATGGTATTAAAGTAGTTGATTTTACAGATGCTTCACCGAACTTATTTGAAGGTTTCTTCGCTTTGCAACTACATACAGGCGGTGTTGCGGGTATTCAATGGAAAGAATTATATGTACAGGGAGAACCATTACCATAA
- a CDS encoding P-loop NTPase, translating into MSAEIVKPKIFEQLKTVIDPDLHTDIVTAGFVKSVSITEQGIVDLTVELTIPTCPLQSKFKVEIEQKLLSIEGIKKVNIHFTSRKRAGVQMSQQNSLNQIHAVIAISACKGGVGKSTIASFLARALQRKGFRVGLMDLDIYGPSLPTLMSRPHADVAIIDERILPVEVDNLLTMSLGYILGDAPAVLRGPLVSTYTSQLIHQTEWGPLDFLIIDLPPGTGDIQLTLLQQVALDGAIIVTTPQTLSLVDVTRGILMFEKLHVPVLGVIENMSYFVCDNCGKKHFLFGNGTADLQERFGLPILANIPLLSNFHDASTKNAGEEYNTIWEPLIEKIQHEIGKRRANTLSSPEVHIKENELIIDWKNGKFSEISLANLRRACRCAYCVDELTGEPLLKPEEVPEDIKIEEIQPLGHYAVSIFWSDGHTSSIYPWDFLKNLVPPHS; encoded by the coding sequence ATGTCTGCTGAAATAGTAAAACCAAAGATTTTTGAGCAATTAAAAACGGTTATTGACCCTGATTTACATACGGATATTGTAACGGCAGGCTTTGTAAAATCTGTATCTATTACAGAGCAAGGTATTGTAGATTTAACGGTGGAACTGACGATTCCCACCTGTCCGTTGCAATCAAAATTCAAAGTGGAAATAGAACAAAAACTCCTCTCTATAGAAGGAATTAAAAAAGTAAATATACACTTTACATCACGGAAAAGGGCAGGGGTGCAAATGTCCCAGCAAAATTCCTTAAACCAGATTCACGCTGTTATTGCAATTTCTGCATGCAAAGGTGGAGTAGGAAAATCTACTATTGCTTCTTTTTTGGCACGGGCATTACAGAGGAAGGGTTTTAGGGTTGGTCTTATGGATTTGGACATTTATGGTCCATCATTACCGACACTTATGAGCCGACCGCATGCCGATGTGGCCATTATTGATGAACGAATCCTTCCTGTTGAGGTGGATAATCTTTTGACTATGTCGTTAGGTTATATTTTGGGCGATGCTCCTGCCGTATTGCGTGGACCTCTGGTATCAACATATACTTCTCAATTAATACATCAGACAGAGTGGGGACCGCTTGATTTCCTGATTATTGATTTACCACCTGGAACGGGCGATATTCAGTTAACCCTTCTTCAACAAGTAGCACTGGATGGGGCTATAATTGTTACTACACCACAAACATTATCACTGGTTGATGTTACTCGTGGGATTTTAATGTTTGAAAAGTTGCATGTTCCTGTACTGGGGGTTATAGAAAACATGTCTTACTTTGTTTGTGATAACTGCGGAAAAAAACATTTCTTGTTCGGTAATGGGACAGCGGATTTACAAGAACGATTTGGCTTACCTATATTAGCAAATATTCCCCTACTTTCCAATTTTCATGATGCTTCTACTAAAAACGCCGGGGAAGAATATAATACGATATGGGAACCTCTAATAGAGAAGATACAACACGAGATAGGCAAACGCAGAGCAAATACCTTATCTTCACCGGAAGTGCACATAAAGGAGAATGAGTTAATCATAGACTGGAAAAATGGAAAGTTTTCTGAAATTTCTTTAGCCAATCTTCGTCGAGCATGTAGATGTGCTTATTGTGTAGATGAATTAACAGGAGAGCCGTTATTAAAACCTGAAGAAGTGCCAGAAGATATAAAGATAGAAGAAATTCAGCCTTTGGGTCATTATGCTGTAAGTATATTCTGGAGTGATGGGCATACATCCAGTATATATCCTTGGGATTTCCTCAAAAATTTAGTTCCTCCGCATTCTTGA
- a CDS encoding glycoside hydrolase N-terminal domain-containing protein, whose protein sequence is MCFCFVIVMLLSNFLVFNVSAESPMDIAQKHNIVYTKMPKTWDEGLPLGNGSMGALVWGDGSPLIVSIDRIDLWDLRPVPEFEKEEYRFETMKKWEKEGRYDDLISLYEKPYDNPGPTKIPAGRIKINLPQGKNIEKMELHLDRAMVSAHLTGGGQIEVYVLSDYPLGFIRLINVPDISAELIAPPFGKPTDDRKLSNDDLRMLEYPSPQMRKEEKAQSYVQEGWGGFQFAVYMGKLKLSDNEQLIAWSIIPSSNETTEPLSIAEEYVKGVLNKNYKNYIQTHVQWWEKYWKQTYISIPDDVIEKRWYHETYKFGAAGGVYPIALQGPWTADNGKRPPWKGDYHHDLNTEMSYWIAYSGNRLEQERYFIEWLWNIRDECFKWTQKFFNMPGLNVAMTTDIIGRQIGGWRQYTHSATTAAWLSHHFYWHWKYTNDKNFLEQRAYPYLHDCAVFLDAITKDSRSADGKRKLPLSSSPEINDNKPNAWFDELTNYDLSLIRWLFTSTAELAGILGKTEEQKQWLAIAEEFPQLWVSEKEGLLVAKDYVLHHSHRHFSHLMAIFPLGMLNPYDARDMEVINKSLDYLDKLGTSQWCGYSFAWKGILSARAGRVQDAIQNIKIFSEAFVLPNSFHCNGDQSGKGYSDFTYRPFTLEGNFASGTAVQEMLLQSHNGLIRVFPCIPDDWKDVSFYQLRAEGGFLVSAERKAGKITKVVIQSDIGTQCTILSPFTNEKMDLKFQPGEIKELTPPKN, encoded by the coding sequence ATGTGTTTTTGTTTTGTTATTGTTATGTTATTGTCAAACTTTTTGGTTTTTAATGTTAGTGCGGAATCACCTATGGATATAGCCCAAAAGCATAATATTGTTTATACAAAAATGCCAAAGACCTGGGATGAAGGGTTACCTTTGGGAAATGGTTCTATGGGGGCTTTAGTCTGGGGAGATGGTTCCCCATTGATTGTTTCGATTGACCGTATTGATTTATGGGATTTACGACCTGTTCCCGAATTTGAGAAGGAAGAATATCGTTTTGAAACGATGAAAAAATGGGAGAAAGAAGGACGCTATGATGATTTAATTAGTTTGTATGAAAAACCTTATGATAACCCCGGTCCAACAAAAATTCCTGCGGGAAGAATAAAAATAAATCTGCCACAGGGGAAAAATATAGAAAAAATGGAATTGCATTTAGACCGTGCGATGGTTTCAGCACATCTTACAGGGGGTGGACAAATAGAAGTATATGTCCTTTCGGATTATCCATTAGGATTTATTCGTTTGATAAATGTTCCTGATATAAGTGCCGAACTAATTGCCCCACCATTCGGAAAGCCTACAGACGACCGAAAATTGAGTAACGATGACTTGAGAATGCTGGAATATCCATCTCCACAAATGAGAAAAGAGGAGAAAGCTCAATCTTATGTGCAGGAAGGTTGGGGAGGATTTCAATTTGCAGTGTATATGGGCAAGTTAAAATTAAGTGATAATGAACAATTGATAGCATGGTCAATAATACCTTCAAGTAATGAAACAACAGAGCCGTTGTCTATTGCAGAAGAATATGTTAAAGGGGTGCTGAATAAAAATTATAAAAATTATATTCAAACACATGTTCAGTGGTGGGAAAAATATTGGAAACAGACTTATATATCAATACCAGATGATGTGATAGAAAAACGCTGGTATCACGAAACTTACAAATTTGGTGCTGCAGGAGGTGTCTATCCAATTGCCTTACAAGGCCCCTGGACAGCAGATAACGGAAAGCGACCACCATGGAAGGGAGACTACCACCATGACTTGAATACAGAGATGTCGTATTGGATAGCCTATTCGGGCAACCGATTGGAACAAGAACGATACTTTATTGAGTGGTTATGGAATATCCGTGATGAATGTTTTAAATGGACACAGAAGTTTTTTAATATGCCGGGATTGAATGTTGCCATGACAACGGATATTATTGGTAGACAAATCGGGGGTTGGCGACAATACACGCATTCTGCAACAACAGCGGCCTGGCTATCGCATCATTTCTATTGGCATTGGAAATATACCAATGATAAAAATTTTTTAGAACAGCGAGCCTATCCTTACCTGCACGATTGTGCGGTTTTTCTTGATGCGATAACGAAAGATAGTCGTTCGGCAGATGGAAAGAGAAAACTTCCGTTAAGTTCCTCTCCGGAAATTAACGATAACAAGCCTAATGCATGGTTTGATGAGTTAACCAATTACGATTTATCCCTTATTCGCTGGTTATTTACATCTACAGCCGAATTAGCAGGAATTCTTGGTAAAACAGAAGAACAAAAACAATGGTTAGCAATTGCTGAAGAATTTCCGCAACTCTGGGTTTCTGAAAAAGAAGGACTGTTAGTAGCAAAAGACTATGTATTACATCATTCTCACCGCCATTTTTCTCATTTAATGGCGATATTCCCATTAGGAATGTTAAATCCGTATGATGCCAGAGATATGGAGGTTATAAATAAATCTTTAGATTATCTTGATAAATTGGGCACTTCCCAATGGTGTGGATACAGTTTTGCATGGAAAGGTATTTTATCTGCTCGCGCAGGTAGAGTTCAGGATGCAATTCAAAACATAAAAATTTTCTCAGAAGCTTTCGTTCTACCGAATAGTTTCCATTGCAACGGAGACCAATCCGGTAAAGGGTATAGTGATTTTACATACCGTCCCTTTACATTAGAAGGAAATTTTGCATCAGGAACAGCGGTTCAGGAAATGTTATTGCAAAGTCATAATGGTTTGATACGAGTATTCCCATGTATTCCTGATGATTGGAAAGATGTATCTTTTTATCAACTTCGAGCAGAAGGAGGTTTCTTGGTTTCTGCAGAAAGGAAAGCAGGAAAGATAACAAAAGTCGTTATTCAATCGGATATAGGGACTCAATGCACGATACTTTCTCCATTTACTAATGAAAAAATGGATTTGAAATTCCAACCCGGTGAAATAAAAGAATTAACACCGCCGAAAAATTAA
- a CDS encoding dihydrodipicolinate synthase family protein: protein MRIPEYVYGSIAPTFTVFKEDGSLDPDGQMRLLEYMLKKGSISAFFIRSGMGQMYAFSFEEVKQLAEIACKVVKGHSAVLIGCSGIWDRNYDRRPDPQKYIQQAIELSRFSEGIGADGVVLSVPEALFPKDNETLADVIYYYFETVCSAVKIPVLFYQPPGTKPEYCLKPELLKKLAKIDNLVAGKVSVADGGYLFDLARAVRDENFSLIVGNETVFYAGLMLGCRACIGQGTSLNPQIINAMVQRYEKGDIEGCMQAQEDVNLLVRKCPNAVEFFKRYITEQGYPVNECPRTIENNPYFENRERLSVQEYETFKQIYESILAKY from the coding sequence ATGCGTATACCCGAGTATGTTTATGGTAGTATTGCACCAACATTTACTGTTTTTAAGGAAGATGGTTCCCTTGACCCTGATGGGCAAATGCGTTTGCTCGAATATATGTTAAAGAAAGGTTCTATTTCTGCGTTTTTTATTCGTTCGGGCATGGGACAGATGTATGCCTTTTCCTTTGAAGAAGTAAAACAATTAGCAGAAATTGCCTGTAAGGTAGTAAAAGGGCATTCGGCAGTGCTTATTGGATGTAGTGGCATTTGGGACCGTAATTATGACCGTCGTCCTGACCCCCAGAAATATATTCAACAGGCGATTGAATTAAGTCGTTTTTCGGAAGGAATAGGTGCGGATGGTGTGGTTTTATCTGTCCCTGAAGCATTATTTCCTAAAGACAATGAAACCCTTGCAGATGTGATATATTATTATTTTGAAACGGTCTGTTCGGCTGTAAAAATCCCCGTTTTATTTTATCAACCCCCTGGCACAAAGCCTGAATATTGTTTAAAACCTGAATTATTAAAAAAACTTGCGAAGATAGATAATCTTGTTGCTGGGAAGGTTTCCGTTGCTGATGGCGGTTATTTGTTCGACTTAGCCCGTGCTGTACGAGATGAAAATTTTTCATTAATTGTCGGGAATGAGACCGTATTTTATGCTGGGCTTATGTTAGGTTGTCGTGCATGTATAGGTCAGGGAACCAGTCTGAACCCCCAAATAATCAATGCTATGGTACAACGATATGAAAAGGGCGATATAGAAGGGTGTATGCAAGCACAAGAGGATGTAAATCTGCTTGTGAGAAAATGTCCAAATGCAGTAGAATTTTTCAAACGCTATATTACGGAACAGGGCTATCCTGTAAATGAATGTCCTCGGACAATTGAAAATAATCCCTATTTTGAAAATCGAGAAAGGTTGTCTGTTCAGGAATATGAAACATTCAAGCAAATTTATGAAAGTATCCTTGCAAAATATTAA